The Phocoena sinus isolate mPhoSin1 chromosome 17, mPhoSin1.pri, whole genome shotgun sequence genome contains a region encoding:
- the LOC116742339 gene encoding LOW QUALITY PROTEIN: nascent polypeptide-associated complex subunit alpha-like (The sequence of the model RefSeq protein was modified relative to this genomic sequence to represent the inferred CDS: substituted 1 base at 1 genomic stop codon): MGHALTCSLSATILVPRSPHKMPGEATETVPATEQELPQSQGETGSRTESDSDESVPELEEQDSTQATTQQAQLAAAAEINEEPVSKAKQSQSEKKAQKDMSKLDLRQVTGVTTVTIWKSKNILFVITKPEVYKSLASDTXIVWGEAKIEDLSQQAQLAAAEKFKVQGEAVSNIQENTQTPTVQEESEEEETDETGAEVKDTELVMSQANVSRAKAVRALKNNSNDTVNAITKLTMLPSEKRAFFGVSKE; the protein is encoded by the coding sequence ATGGGTCACGCTCTCACTTGCTCTCTTTCTGCCACCATCTTAGTTCCACGTTCCCCGCACAAAATGCCTGGTGAAGCCACAGAAACCGTCCCTGCTACAGAGCAGGAGTTGCCACAGTCCCAGGGTGAGACAGGGTCTCGAACAGAATCTGATAGTGATGAATCAGTACCAGAGCTTGAGGAACAGGATTCTACACAGGCAACCACACAACAAGCCCAGCTGGCAGCAGCAGCTGAAATCAATGAAGAACCAGTCAGTAAAGCAAAACAGAGCCAGAGTGAAAAGAAGGCACAGAAGGATATGTCCAAACTGGATCTTCGACAGGTTACAGGGGTTACTACAGTCACTATCTGGAAATCTAAGAATATCCTTTTTGTCATCACAAAACCAGAAGTATACAAGAGCCTAGCTTCAGATACCTAAATAGTTTGGGGGGAAGCCAAGATAGAGGATTTATCTCAGCAAGCACAGTTAGCAGCTGCTGAGAAATTCAAAGTTCAAGGTGAAGCTGTCTCAAACATTCAAGAAAACACACAGACTCCAACTGTACAAGAGGAGAGTGAAGAGGAAGAGACTGATGAAACAGGTGCGGAAGTTAAGGACACAGAATTGGTCATGTCACAAGCAAATGTGTCAAGAGCAAAGGCAGTCCGAGCCCTGAAGAACAACAGTAATGATACTGTAAATGCTATTACGAAATTAACAATGTTACCATCTGAAAAGAGGGCCTTTTTTGGTGTTTCAAAAGAGTAA